The following proteins come from a genomic window of Acetomicrobium sp. S15 = DSM 107314:
- a CDS encoding four helix bundle protein → MATAAERVKAPSESDAFALIRLDREMKYCQECKGLAKDLQFLPVKKYENWSKMSSEIGRMIGGWLKSA, encoded by the coding sequence ATGGCCACAGCGGCGGAGAGGGTGAAAGCGCCCTCGGAATCGGATGCGTTTGCACTGATAAGACTGGACAGGGAAATGAAATATTGTCAGGAATGCAAAGGACTGGCCAAGGATTTACAATTTCTGCCCGTAAAAAAATACGAAAACTGGTCGAAAATGTCTTCGGAAATTGGAAGAATGATAGGTGGTTGGTTAAAATCGGC